In Lachnospiraceae bacterium, one DNA window encodes the following:
- a CDS encoding helix-turn-helix transcriptional regulator yields MRTEDYIADNIIALCKKRDMSKYRLSQLTGISQSSIGKIIAKESLPTMPTVEKICDALGVTMAQFFAGMDVPVSLSESQQEVLNIWNNLDEKEQNVVIQMLRGLQK; encoded by the coding sequence TTGCGTACAGAGGATTATATTGCGGACAATATTATAGCTTTATGTAAAAAACGTGATATGAGTAAATATCGGCTGTCACAATTGACTGGTATATCTCAATCTTCGATTGGAAAAATTATTGCTAAAGAAAGTTTACCAACTATGCCTACTGTAGAAAAGATATGTGATGCACTGGGAGTAACAATGGCACAATTCTTTGCCGGAATGGATGTTCCAGTAAGCTTATCAGAATCACAACAAGAGGTTCTGAATATTTGGAATAATCTTGATGAAAAAGAACAGAATGTAGTGATACAAATGCTCCGGGGACTTCAAAAATAA
- a CDS encoding ArsR family transcriptional regulator, whose protein sequence is MTTAKDLQKQFHCCMPLFIALGDKVRLSIVELLSEDALKNGGTRGTIDFEGCAMNVNEITRRTSLSRPAISHHLKILKDAGLVGVRQDGTANYYYLTLRDSTRSLMELGYRLEEFM, encoded by the coding sequence ATGACAACGGCTAAGGATCTGCAGAAACAATTTCATTGCTGCATGCCTCTTTTTATTGCCCTTGGGGATAAGGTACGCCTTTCGATCGTAGAGCTTCTCAGCGAAGATGCTTTAAAGAACGGAGGCACACGGGGAACCATTGATTTTGAAGGCTGCGCCATGAATGTAAATGAGATCACCCGCCGCACCAGTCTTTCCCGGCCTGCTATCTCCCATCATTTAAAAATATTAAAAGATGCAGGTCTGGTGGGTGTACGCCAGGACGGGACAGCCAACTATTACTATCTCACCTTACGTGACTCCACCCGCTCTCTTATGGAGCTGGGATATAGATTGGAGGAGTTTATGTAA
- a CDS encoding YaaL family protein, with protein MPGFLKAVREAAAAAPVKENLVFTKRELWDDIERTLWALETAQNHFEQATEPSLIDCYIYEWNAAQLRYQFLLRKFKNMED; from the coding sequence ATGCCGGGATTTTTAAAAGCCGTTCGCGAGGCTGCAGCCGCAGCACCTGTAAAAGAAAACTTAGTTTTTACAAAGCGGGAACTGTGGGACGATATTGAACGTACTCTCTGGGCTCTGGAAACAGCCCAGAACCATTTTGAACAGGCTACAGAGCCGTCGCTGATCGACTGCTATATCTACGAATGGAATGCAGCGCAGCTGCGCTATCAGTTTTTGCTGAGAAAATTCAAAAACATGGAGGACTGA
- a CDS encoding helix-turn-helix transcriptional regulator: MEINYALIGKRIRETRKQRGLSAEELAEIADLSTVYISYIENAKRKPSLESLIKISNALEITIDELLYGNLLYNPTEYQTDIDLLMADCTSTEKRYIFEVLSAIKNILRINDWHLSSKHNYDADNPNDY, from the coding sequence ATGGAAATAAATTATGCACTTATAGGCAAACGTATAAGAGAAACCCGCAAACAACGAGGATTATCTGCCGAGGAGCTGGCTGAAATTGCTGATCTTTCTACTGTTTATATAAGCTATATTGAAAATGCCAAGCGTAAACCCAGTTTAGAATCTTTAATCAAAATTAGCAACGCACTTGAAATTACTATTGATGAATTACTCTATGGGAACTTGTTATACAATCCTACGGAATATCAAACTGACATTGATTTATTAATGGCAGATTGTACCAGCACTGAAAAACGTTACATATTCGAGGTTCTTTCAGCCATAAAAAACATTTTACGAATCAATGATTGGCATCTATCCTCAAAACACAATTACGATGCTGATAACCCGAATGATTATTAA
- a CDS encoding recombinase family protein encodes MKESEERSSNIDEQKARIRQRYKGIDPEELEVIPALPPEDIFKTEKKLRVAVYARVSTDDPRQTSSYELQKNHYQDVVNKNPNWMLVEIYADEGISGTSLQHRDAFKKMIEDCEGGKIDLIITKSVSRFARNVVDCIRYVRELSSLRPPVGVFFETEHLNTLDPKSEMILSFMSTLAQEESHTKSEIMNSSIEMRFRRGIFLTPPLLGYDQDENGDLVINPHEAKIVQLIFYMYLNGSSTQQIADSLTELGCKTKKNNDVWSSSTILQILQNERHCGDVLARKTWTPNYLDHKSRKNNQDRNQYRKVGHHEAIISRDDFIAVQKLITNAKYGNKEILPELHVIQEGSLSGFISINPRWSGFKSRDYFEASQSVLKPANMNAPETITASAGSFDLRDYEVARGQFFSSVGRISVSFSYKQISFNKDAIRKFPNIKFVEMLIHPSSKLLAIRPCSSETKNKVQWSRLKDGQLIPKPISGAAFLPTLYEIFKWDKKCKYRILGVAHQKDNENVLIFNMDDTEIRIPTSTNEVSAPNNNTPDTISDSKSVLAYPADWMNSFGNNYYTQSQAPELTEFTVDKNWQTASESKPYKEPELQTTPKETIIQNIKNIITEIKGDTQ; translated from the coding sequence ATGAAAGAAAGTGAAGAACGAAGCAGTAATATTGATGAACAGAAAGCCAGAATCCGGCAAAGATACAAAGGTATTGATCCAGAAGAACTGGAAGTAATTCCGGCACTTCCACCAGAGGATATTTTTAAAACAGAAAAAAAACTACGAGTAGCTGTATATGCAAGGGTATCTACGGATGATCCACGCCAAACATCCTCATATGAATTACAGAAAAATCATTATCAGGATGTAGTAAATAAAAATCCGAATTGGATGCTTGTAGAAATATATGCCGACGAAGGCATTTCCGGCACTTCGCTTCAACATAGAGATGCATTCAAAAAAATGATTGAAGATTGTGAAGGCGGAAAAATTGATTTAATCATAACAAAAAGTGTATCCCGATTTGCAAGAAACGTTGTTGACTGTATCCGATATGTACGAGAGCTTTCTTCACTCCGTCCACCCGTCGGTGTATTTTTTGAAACAGAGCATTTAAATACTCTTGATCCCAAAAGCGAAATGATTCTGTCATTCATGTCAACACTTGCGCAGGAAGAAAGTCATACCAAAAGTGAAATTATGAATTCTTCCATTGAAATGCGTTTTCGTCGGGGAATATTCCTTACACCTCCTCTGCTCGGATATGACCAAGACGAAAATGGAGATCTTGTAATCAATCCACATGAAGCTAAAATTGTGCAGCTTATTTTTTATATGTATCTTAATGGAAGTAGTACTCAACAAATTGCTGACTCTTTGACAGAACTCGGTTGTAAAACAAAAAAGAATAATGATGTCTGGTCATCCAGTACCATACTACAAATCCTTCAAAATGAACGCCATTGTGGGGATGTTCTGGCGAGAAAAACATGGACTCCGAATTATCTTGACCATAAATCAAGGAAAAACAATCAAGACCGTAATCAATACAGAAAAGTCGGACATCATGAAGCTATTATCTCCCGAGATGATTTCATAGCTGTTCAAAAATTAATTACAAATGCGAAATATGGAAATAAAGAGATTTTACCAGAATTACATGTGATACAAGAAGGCTCTCTAAGTGGATTTATAAGCATTAATCCAAGATGGTCTGGATTTAAATCCAGAGACTACTTTGAAGCATCTCAAAGCGTCCTTAAACCGGCAAATATGAATGCACCTGAAACAATTACTGCTTCCGCCGGTTCCTTCGATTTAAGAGACTATGAAGTTGCTAGAGGACAATTTTTCTCCTCGGTTGGTCGGATTTCTGTTTCTTTTTCATATAAACAGATCTCTTTTAACAAAGATGCTATACGGAAATTTCCAAACATAAAATTTGTCGAAATGCTAATACACCCGAGCTCAAAACTACTTGCTATTCGACCATGTTCCTCTGAAACAAAAAATAAAGTGCAGTGGTCACGTCTCAAAGATGGTCAACTTATTCCAAAACCAATTTCCGGTGCTGCATTTTTGCCAACATTATACGAGATATTTAAGTGGGACAAAAAATGCAAATATAGAATATTAGGAGTTGCCCACCAAAAAGACAATGAAAATGTCCTTATTTTCAACATGGACGATACAGAAATACGAATCCCGACAAGTACCAACGAAGTATCCGCCCCCAATAACAACACGCCTGATACAATATCTGATTCTAAGAGTGTGTTAGCTTATCCTGCCGACTGGATGAATAGCTTCGGTAATAATTACTATACTCAGTCTCAAGCGCCAGAATTAACAGAATTTACAGTGGACAAAAACTGGCAAACTGCTTCAGAAAGTAAACCTTATAAAGAACCCGAGCTACAAACCACTCCCAAAGAAACCATTATACAAAATATAAAGAATATTATTACAGAAATTAAAGGAGACACCCAATGA
- a CDS encoding prepilin peptidase, with translation MKISVYFYSNDFLRILFLTGLAVAGVSDWKYYRIPNWVIVWEMVLGCVSLFFQAGRGGIGIWNVQWLWFLVAVAACVFRAVLLLIPGIVLSHFGLVGAGDMKLMAVFAVWLGLEKTGKVFIAGLLLGAVLSLLKMLQDGSAWERFLYLSAYIRQVFNDKKVEKYYVLSRDGTGCVIPLGACFCAGAILILVL, from the coding sequence GTGAAGATATCGGTCTATTTTTATTCAAATGATTTTTTGCGGATCCTGTTTTTAACGGGACTGGCAGTTGCTGGTGTAAGTGACTGGAAATATTACCGGATCCCTAATTGGGTTATCGTCTGGGAAATGGTATTGGGCTGTGTTTCCCTGTTTTTTCAGGCTGGCAGAGGGGGAATCGGAATCTGGAACGTACAGTGGCTATGGTTTCTGGTGGCAGTGGCAGCCTGTGTATTTCGGGCAGTTTTGCTGTTGATACCGGGCATCGTTCTTTCACATTTTGGACTGGTGGGTGCCGGGGACATGAAGCTTATGGCTGTTTTTGCAGTCTGGCTTGGTCTTGAAAAAACGGGAAAGGTCTTTATTGCAGGACTTCTTTTGGGAGCGGTTCTGTCTCTTTTAAAAATGCTGCAGGATGGAAGTGCCTGGGAGCGTTTTCTTTATTTATCTGCCTATATCAGGCAAGTGTTCAATGATAAAAAAGTTGAAAAGTATTATGTTTTATCCCGGGATGGAACCGGATGTGTGATACCTTTAGGAGCCTGTTTCTGTGCAGGTGCTATTCTTATTCTGGTTCTTTGA
- a CDS encoding integrase — MSEQPINQWNMTTEPSDMMKINTPMPITVAPSPSNQMEVIDDDSFSYDGYQVVRGEFFAHIYEPSFTFNNYKVSVNTACIKKLPDVEYVQILVNPIEKKLAVRPCREEEKDSFRWCSSGKKRSPKQITCRIFFAKVISLMDWNPNYRYKILGKLIRSGNEILFIFDLTSPEIFPRTLKDNGTVTTARTPSYPEEWKNQFGIPVEEHQKSMQVNIFEGYAVFDIQEKKKATDKSIEKAKEPSTAESEEKSYEQQTLFPSTNMY; from the coding sequence ATGAGCGAGCAACCTATAAATCAATGGAATATGACTACAGAACCTTCTGATATGATGAAAATCAACACACCTATGCCAATAACAGTCGCACCCAGCCCCTCAAATCAAATGGAAGTCATTGACGATGATTCTTTCAGCTATGACGGTTATCAAGTTGTACGTGGCGAATTCTTCGCTCATATTTACGAACCTTCGTTTACGTTTAATAACTACAAGGTATCTGTAAATACCGCCTGCATAAAAAAGCTACCCGATGTCGAATATGTGCAAATATTAGTCAATCCCATTGAAAAAAAACTGGCTGTCCGTCCCTGTCGAGAAGAAGAAAAAGACTCTTTTCGTTGGTGTTCCTCTGGAAAAAAGCGTTCGCCAAAACAAATCACCTGTCGAATTTTCTTTGCTAAAGTGATATCTCTCATGGATTGGAATCCTAATTATCGGTACAAGATTCTCGGCAAATTAATTCGTTCTGGCAATGAAATACTGTTCATTTTCGATTTAACTTCACCTGAAATATTTCCTCGTACACTAAAAGACAATGGAACTGTAACCACTGCTAGGACACCTTCTTATCCTGAAGAATGGAAGAATCAATTCGGTATTCCAGTGGAAGAACATCAGAAATCAATGCAAGTCAATATATTTGAAGGCTACGCAGTATTTGACATACAAGAAAAGAAGAAGGCAACTGATAAATCCATAGAAAAAGCAAAAGAACCATCAACAGCAGAAAGTGAGGAAAAATCCTATGAACAACAAACACTCTTCCCATCCACTAATATGTATTGA